The genomic interval ATCAGGTTTAGTGTCACCTTAAGCTGGAGCTCCTTTTCCTCGACGATCGACTGCAACATAGAGTATGAGAATCATTAGATAATATAACCTTCACGGCTATAATTTCGTTACCGTTGTCAATCTGATAAccacaaaaatgaaaatgattataATAATCATCCCGGCCACACCTTGTAAAGGTTTTGAGTGGGAGGACATAAAAATGGGCGGGGAAGGAAGGTCCTTGATTGGTGGAAACTTGATATCCCCCCGGGTCTTATTGAATTCCTTACACTTGTGCTTGATATGGACCTGGCTCAATGCCTGCTGTACGGCTAAGAAGCCGGTTTTATAAAACTTATACGATCCGTCTGCTTGGTACataatattcatatttatattagGTATCGCGGCAGAATGAACGGTGAAAGACAGTTTATCAGGCCATTCCGTCCAGGGGTCGGAAAATTCGATACCAATCACAAATCTTTTTTTCTGTGAAAAACTAACCAACGCTTCATTAAGTTTGTGCGAGCTTTCAAATcctgttgttttttttacgTTTAGCTCTGCCACAATCGACTCGATCAACTTCGTTTGCGGAGCGAAGTAAATATACGAACTTTAAGGATAGTAACATAAAGTTATATCTCTAGAAATAGGGGAAGTACCAGCTTATAAGACTTACGGTAAATTATAAAGAAACGCCGCAGTGGGTATCGGATCCGGAATTTTTGGTTTGGTACTCAAGTCCGATATAAGCCTAACGCACATACAAAGTAAAGGCAGGAGGGcaaagaaaatgaaaagggTGATCACGTAACATTTGCGGCCTTTGAGCATTGAGAAGTTTttccacaacagcaacaacaacttcaTAATCCAGCTTGGAGCTTTGTGGTCAGCCATAATGCCTTTTTAAAATCGCCTTTACACAACAAATTTGTATGTGTAGAAAATATTTTGTCACTTAACTGTAAGCAACTTTGTTTCATTTTTGACTTAATAGAAACCCAGCActgtttcgtttcatttcatttattttgtttttgatgtTCAGGTATAAACTCATATGTACACAAAATTCGTTAGAGAAATGCATCACGCAAATGCAGAGCTActggaaaagcgaaaaaaagaGTATAAAAAGAATGAAGTATAAAATGTAAAAGACAATGCGTTAGCCGTTGCGACAATCAGTTACTTCATCGTAAATTTGCTACATAACTATAGTGAGATATTGACTTTAGTGAGCTATTTCAGTCCAATCACATTGTGTTCTCGTTAACAGAAGTGTGTAATGCTTTGCTTACATGACCCAAAAGAAATGCGTTAGCAAGGGAATGCTTAGTGTTGCTGATTTAATGATTCTTGATGctgtttctgttgctgctgcactggCACCTGTTGATTCTGAACGGGCGGAGGACTCTGATTGTGGACTTGTTGTGCTACGGGTTGCTGTTGGGcagtttgctgctgctgctgtactggttgctgctgctgctgctgctgcacagtttgctgctgctgctgaactggttgctgctgctgttgcacaggctgctgctgctgttgcacaggctgctgctgctgttgcacaggttgttgctgctgttgcaccggctgttgctgctgctgcactggctgttgctgctgatagacaggctgctgttgctgataaACAGGCTGATTTTGGTACAccggttgttgttgctgcgggaTCTGTCCAGCGTGCTGGTAAACTTGGTTGGGTTGCAGCTGCACAGGCTGCTGTCCGTTTCCgtactgctgctgttggtatTGCTGGGcgtattgctgttgctgctgtgcatattgctgttgctgctgggcgtGTACTTGGTCAGGATGCTGGTAGTGCAGTTGGGCGCCCTGTGGTGCCTGTTGGTAGGCCACGCCTCCTGGTGGTGGAGCAGCATAGTATCCCTGTGGCATATTCGGGTGCGGCGGCAGCTGGCCCTGAGCAATCAAGCGCTGCACTTCCTCCTGCCGCCGGCGTTCGTACTCCAGATACTCCTCGTGTGTATACTGCTGCTGTCGGTCGATGGTCTCCCATTCAGGGTCCTTTTGGAATTCTTCCTTGTTAGTCTGCACCATGAACTCGTCGATGCTGATCAGTCCGTCGTGGTTCATGTCCGTCTCCTGAAAGTAGTGCTCGCGCATACGCTCCATTTCCTCTGCTCGCTCCCTCATATCGTCCTCGGGCAGATCACTCTGATAGACCTTGTCCAGTTCCTTGACAAACAGAGCTTTGACCTCAGCCTCGTCCCAGTAGCCGTTGCTGTCGACGTCGTGGATGGAGAAGAAGGTCTTCGGATCAAAGTCGTTCTTGTCCATGTGGTCCTGCTTCTCCCACACATCCTCTAGTTGGGCCTTGTTGCCGGGGTGGTGCAGCTTCTCGTGGTTCTTATGCTTTTCTTCCTTCTCCTTGACCTCGGCCTCAAACTTCTTCCGCGACTCCTCATCCATCTCCTTTTTCTGCGCCTCCCGCTCAAACTCTTTCTGCATTTCGTACTCCTTGAACTCGCCACGTCGCTTGCGGTCCGCCTCGGCCAGATCGTCGGAGGTCTTCTGAATTAGCTTTCGCAGATCTTCGATCTCGAAGGTATGCTCGTTATCGTGGTCCAGATGCTGAGACACCTTCAGGTGCTTCCGGTCAATGTCGTTGGACAGCTCGTATGCTTGATTCGCCAGCTCCCGCAGACGCTCCACTTCGCGGCGCTTGATCTCGTCCAGCTTGGTCCGCACATGGTGGTTCACGTAGTCCAGCTCCTGTGCGATCTTGCCACTCTGAGAATTAAAATTGAGCACATAAATTATTAAGCAACTGCTTGTGTAATATGCAGTAAACAAAAAGAGATTTAGGACTATCTAATTACAAACGAAAAAACGCATCTCTATGACATgtaaattagaaaatatattaaagaGAACTCTGTGTGGATTCCTGATCTTtataatttccatttaaataTAAGTGTATACTTTACTGCAACGAATACATTTTAAAGAAAGCTCCAGAATattaaaaggaaaacgaaTGAGTCTCTTTAGTTGAATCTAGAAAACACTAGAAAAAGCTTTGTGACTTTTTGTAAACGTATCTTGGTAAGATGATTCTGCTACTGCTAATCGGTGTATTACTGCAAAGGTAATGCACATTTAGCAACAATTGACAACAGCTGCGTTTCGAGATGTGGAAAACACAGTTCAGGGAAATCCCCATCCTACTCACCCGAATGTCGGCCTCGGGCGCCTTGTCCAGCTTCTTACGGAACTCGGGGTCCGCCTCAAGGGCCTCGACCACCTCCCGCAGGTAGCGCTCGTACTCCAGGGCCGTTTCCACGTCGGCGGTGGCCGGAGTGGAGGACTCCGCTGCCTCCTTGTGATCCTTCTTATTCTGCGTCACGGGCAGGGCGACAATCGAGGCGGAAATCGCAATCAGTGCCAATCCCAGCAAGGCCACGTTCTGCGCCATGGCTGCGAGTGTGTGTTTCTGTCGTGTACTTCCCACTTGTGCCCAATGCAGGCCAACAACTGTGCAAATATCTTCACAAAAAACAAttattcttaaaaatattctgaCGTGTCGAAATCGCGCGAGACCGTACTGAACTAGCCACAAAATACATGCGAGTCCACGCAAAAAACACCCAAACATATGTTAAATATACTGGGAATATACCACACTTTCAACCAAAGACATAAACCTTTGAAGGTTGGGTGTTGGACAACGTTATTGGGTGTTGCACTTAGGTACAAgattttttgcataaattccTTAATAAAAAAGTACCAAACATTTAAGGTACTATCCATTTATTTAACTTTCGATAGCACATGGGTTATTTAGTAACTGCTTATAGCTTAAATAGTATATATCAGACTAAAGACTTACAGTAAATGTACCACTGTAATAGTTTAGGTACTCCAAGtcattaatttataaataattatagtatattatttttaaatcttTTTTGTATGAAATATCTGATTCGAAACATAATCGATACCTTAAACATTTAGTGTCAACCAAATTTCCTAAAATTTGTATGCACAAACTACAAAATTTGAAAGCTCCAAACGCAAAACAAGACACTTTTTATACACTGTACTTTAATTTTGCGTATCAAGTTTgaatatttttactttttgtttttgtgtttccTTTCTTTTTGCCGGCTGGCTTAATTTCTGCTTTAATATTGCTCAGCTTCTTCTGCTTTGTTTTTAAATCCTTTTCATTGCCCTTccgattttttaaaattttatcgGTCTTTTCAACTTTTTTCAGTTTGGCGGATTTGTGCTTATCGTCGCCTTTCGTCTCCGGTCGTATCTTGGTCGAAATGTCCTCGCGATCCAACGGTTTCTTGGCTCGCATCTTGGCCTCCGATTTGCGAACCTTTTTCATTTGCAGCATATATTCCGGAACGGTGCCTCCcgaatttttaattatgagCGCGATGCTGAGGGATAAAAAAGTGGTTAAATCGGGCGTACATTTTTGTTTAGTAGTTTGGTGTTACCTTCTTAAATTGGACGTGTCCTCTTGTGTGAAAAACGTTATTGCGCGTCCCGGTCGTCCAGCGCGTCCCGTTCTGCCGATCCGATGAATGTACGAGATGGTGGTGGGCGGGAAGTCGTAGTTGATCACCAGATTGACACCCTTGAAGTCAATGCCGCGGCCCATGAGCTCCGTACAGATGAGCACCCAAATGCTGCCCTCTCGGAACGCTCTCACGCAGTTGTCGCGCTGATGTTGACTCCTTTCGGCATGGATCACGTCCACGTTGATGCCGTCGTAGAGCAGCTCCTCGAACAGCTGCTTGGCACGCTCCTTGCTTTGAACGAAAACGAGCACCGGCGGCTGGAGACCCTGGCGCACAAGGTCTCGCATGGCCACCAGCTTACCGCCCTCGGAACCGACGAACAGCAGCTCCTGTTGAACCGTTTCCGTGGCGCTATTTTGCACTCCAATGGTTATGCGCACTAGGTTTTTGAGGTGACGTAGAGCCCATTTGGCCACTGGCACAGTGTAGGTTGCACTAAAAAAGGCCACGCACTTGGTTGGATGTGAGCACGCGGCATATATGTCGTCTAACTGCTCTTTGAAGTTGTTTTGTCCCTTCTCCATCAGGCGATCTGCTTCGTCCAGCACGAACCACTCGACGTGGGACAAATCCAGCAGTGGTGGCTCCTGCTGCAGGAGGAACCTCACGCGGTTTGGCGTGGAGACGAGGATGTCGTAGCGTTGCTTGCACTCGGCACCATGTTTCTGCTTGGCCTCGCTCACCTTGCTGATGAAGTGGGTGCGCAGACCCGTTTCGCGGGTGAGTTCCGCACACTCGCGGTAGATTTGCTGCGCCAACTCGCGAGTGGGAGCAAGGACCAGAGCTCTCAGTCCAGTTGTCTTGTGCACCCTCAGGCCATCGATGATGGGTGTGAGGAAGGCCAGCGTTTTGCCGGATCCAGTGGGTGCACAGGCCATTAACGCTCGTCGCTGGAGGAGCACGGGCAGCGCCTGCATCTGGATCGGCGTGGGGCGGTCGAAGTTGCGGGACAGTAGGTTCTGCTGCAGGCGAGGCAGCATCTTAAAGTCCCTGGTCAAAGTTCCGAAACTATCCACCGGTGGAGGAACATTCTTGCCCAGCACCCTAATGCCATACTGCTTTCGCGTCTCGTTTGCCTCTTCGGCTGCCTTTTGAAGCTCTAATTCCTTGGGGGACAGTGTCTTCTCTTTCTTCGGCTTCTTGCGTTTGGGTGGGTTGCTGGATTCCCCGTCCAAGAGACGGAACTCTGTGGTATCTTCATCATCCTTATCTGACTCTTCGCTTTTCACCGGCTCCTCGTGTTTAGAAACCTCCGGCAGTGGCTGCGGTTGTTGTTTTGATGGAGGTTCCTTCTGCAAACGATGTATTTAACATGTGAACATTGCCTTTACTGAAGTTCACTTACCTTTGACTTCTTGGTGAAGCGAACGCCTGCCGTAATCAACTTAAATATATCGTGCTCATCCATTTTCCTGAAAACAACGCACGTGCAATTGTTTTGATTTAGGCGCAGTGCTGCCAGATCGGTAAAAAATGGTACGTACCAGGGCGCTGTTAATCAACCCCTTACTGACAAAAcctaaattatttatttttttttttatgaaaatggaatataatcaaaattattattattattattactcatgaaaagcttaaaaataaaaaatagatTAAAATGTACCCAATAATAATATAcaccattatttattttaagcgAAACGCTACTTTATTCGCCCGGCTCGATGGCCACCAGTTCGTCAAGGAGCTCAACCCTTCGCTGCAGTCCCTTCGAGTCCTTCTCACTGCCCCTGACACCCTCCGCCACCCCGCCCCAACTAAAGGACCTATGTCCAGGGTCCTCCAGTCCATCGTCCTGGTACTCCTCGCAGATGTTGTGCATCGCACAGATGCTCTCCACAATAAGGCGGACCTCGTTCAAATCCCGGGCCTCCAAAGCGTACAGGGTATTGAATCGTCGTGCCAAGGTGTCCATTACCTGTTCCGCCAGCTCAAAGGCGGGACGCAGCAGTTCGTTGAACATCGCATCCTTGCGGAAGCACTCGGCCTCAATGGGCCGCATCAGGTAGGATTTGAGGGGAAACACCTCGTTGCCGATGAGATAGCTGCCCGCCGGCATGGTCCTCGGATTCAGGGCCAATGTCTGGCCAATGGGGGAGTCCTCGAAGCTGTACTCCATGGCCAGCTCAACGTAGCAGTCGACGATCTTCCGCTCGGCATTGCAGATTAACTGGAGCACCACCGGCACATCGGCGTGCTCCGACTCCAGAAATACTTCCAGTCGCTTCAGCGTTATGATGCCAAACAGTTCCCGAAAGCAGCGCAGTTTGTCC from Drosophila mauritiana strain mau12 chromosome 3L, ASM438214v1, whole genome shotgun sequence carries:
- the LOC117141105 gene encoding probable ATP-dependent RNA helicase DDX52; the protein is MDEHDIFKLITAGVRFTKKSKKEPPSKQQPQPLPEVSKHEEPVKSEESDKDDEDTTEFRLLDGESSNPPKRKKPKKEKTLSPKELELQKAAEEANETRKQYGIRVLGKNVPPPVDSFGTLTRDFKMLPRLQQNLLSRNFDRPTPIQMQALPVLLQRRALMACAPTGSGKTLAFLTPIIDGLRVHKTTGLRALVLAPTRELAQQIYRECAELTRETGLRTHFISKVSEAKQKHGAECKQRYDILVSTPNRVRFLLQQEPPLLDLSHVEWFVLDEADRLMEKGQNNFKEQLDDIYAACSHPTKCVAFFSATYTVPVAKWALRHLKNLVRITIGVQNSATETVQQELLFVGSEGGKLVAMRDLVRQGLQPPVLVFVQSKERAKQLFEELLYDGINVDVIHAERSQHQRDNCVRAFREGSIWVLICTELMGRGIDFKGVNLVINYDFPPTTISYIHRIGRTGRAGRPGRAITFFTQEDTSNLRSIALIIKNSGGTVPEYMLQMKKVRKSEAKMRAKKPLDREDISTKIRPETKGDDKHKSAKLKKVEKTDKILKNRKGNEKDLKTKQKKLSNIKAEIKPAGKKKGNTKTKSKNIQT
- the LOC117141529 gene encoding uncharacterized protein LOC117141529, which produces MEERAVLANIASIITKDLLIDQPSVDINSGIYPLLSFDEDDDEAEIFALMQRKRALASGRKRRISQEPEDQKQDVKMPKLEWHYPELNLLHRYTDAQFESNIHMRKLTFLKIQQALEKTLCGITLPGYPSPPSQTMVSLALWKLSTDEHFEEIARKFRLPWALCQQVVRAFWHCISDNYESFIKWPNSLAAQRSTLQGYQRMDKLRCFRELFGIITLKRLEVFLESEHADVPVVLQLICNAERKIVDCYVELAMEYSFEDSPIGQTLALNPRTMPAGSYLIGNEVFPLKSYLMRPIEAECFRKDAMFNELLRPAFELAEQVMDTLARRFNTLYALEARDLNEVRLIVESICAMHNICEEYQDDGLEDPGHRSFSWGGVAEGVRGSEKDSKGLQRRVELLDELVAIEPGE
- the LOC117140764 gene encoding nucleobindin-2 — protein: MAQNVALLGLALIAISASIVALPVTQNKKDHKEAAESSTPATADVETALEYERYLREVVEALEADPEFRKKLDKAPEADIRSGKIAQELDYVNHHVRTKLDEIKRREVERLRELANQAYELSNDIDRKHLKVSQHLDHDNEHTFEIEDLRKLIQKTSDDLAEADRKRRGEFKEYEMQKEFEREAQKKEMDEESRKKFEAEVKEKEEKHKNHEKLHHPGNKAQLEDVWEKQDHMDKNDFDPKTFFSIHDVDSNGYWDEAEVKALFVKELDKVYQSDLPEDDMRERAEEMERMREHYFQETDMNHDGLISIDEFMVQTNKEEFQKDPEWETIDRQQQYTHEEYLEYERRRQEEVQRLIAQGQLPPHPNMPQGYYAAPPPGGVAYQQAPQGAQLHYQHPDQVHAQQQQQYAQQQQQYAQQYQQQQYGNGQQPVQLQPNQVYQHAGQIPQQQQPVYQNQPVYQQQQPVYQQQQPVQQQQQPVQQQQQPVQQQQQPVQQQQQPVQQQQQPVQQQQQTVQQQQQQQPVQQQQQTAQQQPVAQQVHNQSPPPVQNQQVPVQQQQKQHQESLNQQH